A stretch of Prunus dulcis chromosome 6, ALMONDv2, whole genome shotgun sequence DNA encodes these proteins:
- the LOC117629624 gene encoding uncharacterized protein LOC117629624 isoform X3 — protein sequence MRRGHSSGNYRNPCLTMHQPWASLLVYGIKRIEGRTWAAPIRGRLWIHAASKVPDEATIKAMEDFYREIYAVDGIADLKFPEYYPVSRLLGCVEVVGCVRREELACWEMVPEGVRLEAQTDLCWLCEQPQKLLIPFEMRGYQGVYNLEKKIYEAAIRGLTPVEGPLPVKFLLPNPQDPFSLKPGSISANVPETRTSELERSSSLTAAIAGARAAATQFSKKVQDFETTPQTNTAQSVRTLPLKSESFEEDTTPSANLSETSNKGALTSNNKEKISPIKYEEITRPSQPSSGGLRPHPGAPSKHFT from the exons ATGAGGAGAGGGCATTCTTCTGGGAATTACAGAAACCCATGTTTGACTATGCACCAGCCATGGGCTTCTTTGCTGGTTTATGGTATCAAGCGCATCGAAGGCCGGACATGGGCCGCTCCTATTAGAG GGCGCCTTTGGATTCATGCCGCTAGTAAGGTTCCTGATGAGGCTACAATCAAAGCAATGGAGGACTTCTACAGGGAAATTTATGCAGTGGATGGAATCGCTGATCTTAAATTTCCAGAGTATTATCCAGTTTCAAGACTTTTAG GGTGTGTTGAAGTGGTTGGATGTGTTAGACGTGAAGAACTAGCATGCTGGGAGATGGTACCTGAAGGG GTGAGGCTGGAAGCACAAACTGATTTATGTTGGCTTTGCGAGCAGCCACAG AAATTGTTAATTCCGTTTGAGATGCGTGGGTACCAAGGTGTTTATAACTTGGAAAAGAAG ATATATGAAGCTGCTATTAGAGGTCTTACCCCGGTTGAAGGTCCCCTTCCAGTAAAATTTTTACTTCCAAATCCACAAGATCCATTTTCGTTGAAACCAGGGTCTATCTCTGCAAATGTCCCAGAAACTAGAACTTCTGAACTGGAGAGATCTTCAAGTCTCACAGCGGCCATAGCTGGTGCACGAGCAGCAGCTACACAGTTCTCCAAGAAAGTTCAAGATTTTGAAACAACTCCCCAAACTAATACAGCACAATCTGTAAGGACACTTCCATTAAAGAGTGAATCTTTTGAAGAGGATACAACGCCATCTGCTAACTTAAGTGAGACCTCTAATAAGGGGGCATTAACATCAAATAACAAGGAGAAAATAAGTCCCATTAAGTATGAGGAAATCACCCGCCCCAGTCAACCTTCATCTGGAGGTTTGAGACCTCATCCTGGTGCACCTTCTAAG CATTTCACCTAG
- the LOC117629624 gene encoding uncharacterized protein LOC117629624 isoform X1, with protein sequence MRRGHSSGNYRNPCLTMHQPWASLLVYGIKRIEGRTWAAPIRGRLWIHAASKVPDEATIKAMEDFYREIYAVDGIADLKFPEYYPVSRLLGCVEVVGCVRREELACWEMVPEGVRLEAQTDLCWLCEQPQKLLIPFEMRGYQGVYNLEKKIYEAAIRGLTPVEGPLPVKFLLPNPQDPFSLKPGSISANVPETRTSELERSSSLTAAIAGARAAATQFSKKVQDFETTPQTNTAQSVRTLPLKSESFEEDTTPSANLSETSNKGALTSNNKEKISPIKYEEITRPSQPSSGGLRPHPGAPSKGSISPRGEHMKRKRDRPHE encoded by the exons ATGAGGAGAGGGCATTCTTCTGGGAATTACAGAAACCCATGTTTGACTATGCACCAGCCATGGGCTTCTTTGCTGGTTTATGGTATCAAGCGCATCGAAGGCCGGACATGGGCCGCTCCTATTAGAG GGCGCCTTTGGATTCATGCCGCTAGTAAGGTTCCTGATGAGGCTACAATCAAAGCAATGGAGGACTTCTACAGGGAAATTTATGCAGTGGATGGAATCGCTGATCTTAAATTTCCAGAGTATTATCCAGTTTCAAGACTTTTAG GGTGTGTTGAAGTGGTTGGATGTGTTAGACGTGAAGAACTAGCATGCTGGGAGATGGTACCTGAAGGG GTGAGGCTGGAAGCACAAACTGATTTATGTTGGCTTTGCGAGCAGCCACAG AAATTGTTAATTCCGTTTGAGATGCGTGGGTACCAAGGTGTTTATAACTTGGAAAAGAAG ATATATGAAGCTGCTATTAGAGGTCTTACCCCGGTTGAAGGTCCCCTTCCAGTAAAATTTTTACTTCCAAATCCACAAGATCCATTTTCGTTGAAACCAGGGTCTATCTCTGCAAATGTCCCAGAAACTAGAACTTCTGAACTGGAGAGATCTTCAAGTCTCACAGCGGCCATAGCTGGTGCACGAGCAGCAGCTACACAGTTCTCCAAGAAAGTTCAAGATTTTGAAACAACTCCCCAAACTAATACAGCACAATCTGTAAGGACACTTCCATTAAAGAGTGAATCTTTTGAAGAGGATACAACGCCATCTGCTAACTTAAGTGAGACCTCTAATAAGGGGGCATTAACATCAAATAACAAGGAGAAAATAAGTCCCATTAAGTATGAGGAAATCACCCGCCCCAGTCAACCTTCATCTGGAGGTTTGAGACCTCATCCTGGTGCACCTTCTAAG GGCAGCATTTCACCTAGAGGGGAGCACATGAAGCGGAAGAGAGACCGTCCGCATGAGTAA
- the LOC117629624 gene encoding uncharacterized protein LOC117629624 isoform X2: MRRGHSSGNYRNPCLTMHQPWASLLVYGIKRIEGRTWAAPIRGRLWIHAASKVPDEATIKAMEDFYREIYAVDGIADLKFPEYYPVSRLLGCVEVVGCVRREELACWEMVPEGVRLEAQTDLCWLCEQPQKLLIPFEMRGYQGVYNLEKKIYEAAIRGLTPVEGPLPVKFLLPNPQDPFSLKPGSISANVPETRTSELERSSSLTAAIAGARAAATQFSKKVQDFETTPQTNTAQSVRTLPLKSESFEEDTTPSANLSETSNKGALTSNNKEKISPIKYEEITRPSQPSSGGLRPHPGAPSKIFAAAVRALKLS, encoded by the exons ATGAGGAGAGGGCATTCTTCTGGGAATTACAGAAACCCATGTTTGACTATGCACCAGCCATGGGCTTCTTTGCTGGTTTATGGTATCAAGCGCATCGAAGGCCGGACATGGGCCGCTCCTATTAGAG GGCGCCTTTGGATTCATGCCGCTAGTAAGGTTCCTGATGAGGCTACAATCAAAGCAATGGAGGACTTCTACAGGGAAATTTATGCAGTGGATGGAATCGCTGATCTTAAATTTCCAGAGTATTATCCAGTTTCAAGACTTTTAG GGTGTGTTGAAGTGGTTGGATGTGTTAGACGTGAAGAACTAGCATGCTGGGAGATGGTACCTGAAGGG GTGAGGCTGGAAGCACAAACTGATTTATGTTGGCTTTGCGAGCAGCCACAG AAATTGTTAATTCCGTTTGAGATGCGTGGGTACCAAGGTGTTTATAACTTGGAAAAGAAG ATATATGAAGCTGCTATTAGAGGTCTTACCCCGGTTGAAGGTCCCCTTCCAGTAAAATTTTTACTTCCAAATCCACAAGATCCATTTTCGTTGAAACCAGGGTCTATCTCTGCAAATGTCCCAGAAACTAGAACTTCTGAACTGGAGAGATCTTCAAGTCTCACAGCGGCCATAGCTGGTGCACGAGCAGCAGCTACACAGTTCTCCAAGAAAGTTCAAGATTTTGAAACAACTCCCCAAACTAATACAGCACAATCTGTAAGGACACTTCCATTAAAGAGTGAATCTTTTGAAGAGGATACAACGCCATCTGCTAACTTAAGTGAGACCTCTAATAAGGGGGCATTAACATCAAATAACAAGGAGAAAATAAGTCCCATTAAGTATGAGGAAATCACCCGCCCCAGTCAACCTTCATCTGGAGGTTTGAGACCTCATCCTGGTGCACCTTCTAAG ATTTTTGCTGCGGCGGTGAGAGCACTGAAGCTGTCATGA